The sequence below is a genomic window from Acanthopagrus latus isolate v.2019 chromosome 12, fAcaLat1.1, whole genome shotgun sequence.
agtagAGACTTCTAACTCAGACTTTTAGACAGCTTTACTGTAAAATTCAATATATTTTCAGACGAAAATGGTGTGTAGAGTTAAATGCATTTAACTAATAGATGTCACCATGAAAGCTGTCTGATAATGCATGTGTAAATATGCACATGAGGCCATCTGATTAAAGATGTTATCCTCTGCATACATTTCCAAAAcactaaactgaaaatgaacaccTGAATGTTTAAAGGACTGTTTTGaccattttccttccacttatctaaaagaaaacatgtaggAGACCAAGATCTCAAATTTGACCAATTCGTGCATTGAAAAAATTatgtttgaaaaatattttttccataacatgtcttcttttagtttaaaggaaagaaaattgacaaaatacaaatgtgttcatttaagTTCTATATCTGttctgtaaatgtatgtaagtgagtttatatgtattttatttgcatatttaaacataacttaaaaatacacaattatCTGGGAAGTTtcactgtggtttttttttagttcacaGAGTAAAACTTTGTCCTTTGTTGGAGAAAACCAAGGGCCGACAAAGTCAAGACTCTGACACACTGTTCACCTCAGTTGCAATAAAGAATTTTGTTTTGGCAcaaagaccttcatcaggtcATCTTGTAGATCATTTTTAGAAGATAAACTGAGGAAGGTcacagtgtgcaggagttttTTGTCCTGGTTTTATTAATTAAAGGAATTACCCTATATTCACCATTTTTCATGTATCATATTTTACAACAGGCCTTTATATTGTTTAAGACTGTTTTCTCAAaataagtttctttttttccgcCATattctcatatatatatatctctctcaGAGTTAGTAGCACTTACGTACACCAAATGTTCCAGTTTCTATCTACATTCTGAAGGTTTTTATTAAGGAGTTTGTTCACAAatatcatatttatatattattctATTTCAAATAGATGGTGAAAATGTACCCAGTCTTCAGATTTCTCTCATGGAAATGTGTGCAAGTCACCAAATAGTTAATTTGATAATTTCTTATATCATATCATTTCACTCGTCTGACAAAAAATTATTATCTGAATTTAAGTAATCAAATGTggaagtttcatggtgacaTCTACCAGTATTTGTACTATACTCACCTGTAGTGTCTTCTGTTAAACTTGGCGTGTTGGAGTCCACATCACTagttttgtaactttttttaattacatcagTAAAAGTgggaagtgattttttttttttttttttttgccagaacCCAAATTCAGGAGTCATGGTCATGATACTGAGCggaaacagagcagctgtgaacACGTCCCGGGCTCCTCAGAGGTTTGGGCAGAAACAAACCACCAGAGGGCGGCAACGTCAAACCACTGTCACATCTCACCAAACGAGACATGCAGATGTGCTGACTCATATGAGTAGAGTGGGAAAGTGAGAGTGTCTCTACAGAGTGACCACCAGCTACACATATGACTACAATCACCCAGCAAAGTCAAATGATGAGCACATGCAAGTTACCCTTAACTTTACGTGTAATAAACATAAACGTCATGTGTTTACTGAGTTGAGTCTACGTGAGTTAAATTCGATCATACTCAGTCATTTGATTGACTCACACTGGCTCAATCACATTACATGTGACACttaaaactgaatgtttgtaaaataatttacatgtaattaaaatacttAACATCTCTATTTTAGgcaaattatcattattagttctttttttatattttatttatctattttttgaatgaattaatgGCCACTGACAAACAGACTTGACCTGAGAATGTGCTGTTTGTGGTACCTGTTGAACgaatgtttgtaaatgtgaacGATGCAGAAAGGGAATAAAGAATTTAATGGCATTTGTGATTAGGGAActgacaaacaatgaaaaagttGTAGGGAAGTGTACAGTGTGACCTGGGACATTGTGTTCTTCTGATACTGACCTGGTGACATGACACGCTGTCGACAGAATTTCCTCATTACCTTAAATGACATAACAACTGTAAGAGGAGAATTGATCTGTTGGTTTCAGGATGGACTTGTTTAAACAACGGGTGCACCAGGATGTAGTAATCCAAGATTTCTTGTGGTTTCAgaattacagtgtgtgttgaaACAGTGTAACGGCCCACTCGTCCTTGCAACAGAGACACTGTGTTACTGCTCAGGATGAAGCTGCTATTAACCTCTTTAAGGGCCAGCTATGATTGTTAAGATCtgttaaaataacataaaatctaAAGAggtactatgtagtttttggagaagaaattcaaactctaaattttaatatttacaatatcaatgaggtgataatacaaactcagaattacAAATTGTTTccatatctgaataaacaagctgttttcagaggaaaacaatatttaaagctagaaaggtggcagggtccgccatatgtAAACAAAGCCAAGTCAAGTAACATTGATTTGATATGGTGATACTTTATTGTTATGTTTCAGACTACAATTTTTAACAGGTAACTAtattggaatacattttttaaattaacataaTACTATATATTGACCAATTATTTgacgcatgttttttttttgttttttgttttttttttaatatgactGGCTGAACAATAAATTACTTTAATGCTGTGATGCAGGGTGTAATCTGTAATGTAACCAGTAACTAATGTTATCAAATAAGTGTAGTGGACGAAAAGTGtatggaaatactcaagtacaaaaaaacctaaaaattgtgtttaaatacagtagttgagtaaatgtatttggtTACATTCCAGATCACAGAAACTATAATGACTACAGACATACATCAAGAGATAACtgtgcacaaaaataaatcctGATTCTGACTTGTCTGGGTCGGATAAGTAATAAAATGAAGAGTACTTTCTAATGTTGGAGTCTGACAGCCTGAAGAAAGAAGCTGACCTGTAGTCCAGTGGTACggcaataaaacaaatcaactttactttgtttcacaCAATCGATAGGTGCCACCATAATTAACGAATATATatcatgaatatatatattatgacTTGAAGCAGCTTTAGGTAAAATCACTGGTTATCCTTGTGCACTTCATTCAAAGCAAAATGACACTTCGCTGCAGTGCGTAACGAAGAGCTAtgatttaactgtgtgtttgcttctgCTTATGTGGCAGATGTTCGGTTTACATGTCCAGGGGCCCATACATGGTACTAAACTGAGTTTGGCTCTCATGCCAGATGTTCTGAACCGGCTCAACGTATATATTTCCATATAAGGACAGAGAGACAATCCGGTCAACTTTAAATTGCAAGCCCCAAGGAGTGACATCAGCAGTTAAGTAACTTACAGAAGATGGGCTATTCCAGAGGAATCGGAGGCAGATAAACTCCTCTTTCGCCTGTTGGATAGATGGACCCTCAATCCACCAAAGTGACTTATTAGACAATTAGAAGAAGTAGGTGCAGGCAAATGGACTCTAAAAAGGCGGAGAGAGTCAGATGGCTTTAGTTGTAGATTTCCTAGATCGAAGGCTCGAGAGGATTTCTGGTAGAGCAGAAGACAAATCACTGGGCAGAACTTTGCCAGATATTGGGAACACCGAGTTCGGCCACACTGGTACGGacgcaggcttgagatctgtttcaatgCAGATCGCTCATCGCTCATTtcacccagccttgcctccgctGATTCTTCTTTCACCAAACTACATgccgacacctttgatgaagacagcccAGACACAACACGTAAAAATAACCTTTACATTGTACCTTACCAGGAAAGGGCTCTTAACCAGAAAATCAGAGGTGATTTTTTTGACAGTAGTCTCACACACCTGCCAAACAGTGTACACAGCTCGACTTCCTGTTGATGTCATCATTACCGTAAAAAGTGGGCATATATTGATACAGTAAAGCATCAAACAGTGAGTCAGAAGCAGCTGCGCTCACGTTATAAAGTAAACATCTGCTCCCCTCCCACGCTGAGGTGCTACTATCGTGCACCTGCAACAGCTGTTCTATTTCTTGAAATTTCACTCTATAAAATTAGAAAACCACTCACAAAGACGCGAATtgaacaaatgacaaaatgtctcctctgtgtgctgGTGAGTATTTAACAACAGACATAattcatttctttatatttatttttgtcctgataaagaaaatacacactttttttaatcacattctCAAAAACAAAGGGCAACTCACACAAAATGATTAACTTAAACTAAACATTGCCTCAACATGTATAAAGACATCTTCAGGATGTAAGCGGGGAGAAGCCAATGTTTCCAATTTCCCCAATAACTTCCTTCTAACGCAAAAAAGTCCGCAGCGCAACACTTGAAATATTTCGGGTTTGTCCGCTATCAAAAGTCTTTTGTCTCGTGATTCCCGAGTCATTCATCTGCTCCTTGTCGTCTTCCTCACGTGCTGCTCTTGTTGGTGGCCCTGAGTGTGACGGGCGGCGGCTCTATGTTGAGCTCCTGTCGCAGGTCTTCGAGGCTCTGCTCCCATCGTCTCTCGTAGAAGATGCTGAGGATGCAGCGCGACCGGCGGCCGTTCTGCAGAGCCCACGGACCCAGGGAAGTGAACAGGGACTGTAAACGGCTGGGAGAAGGAAGGGACACTTcagcattaaacaaacaatacagaGATTACAGAGTATTTCTGAATAAACGGACCACAGCCAAGTTCCCCAAATCACAGGGAAGGTCGGTTATTGAATGAGGGTTAATGATTCACATGTAAAGAAACGTTTCACAGGCAATAATTACAACATGAGACATGATTTACAGTTGATCAATGAACGGCAAAACAATAAAGAACGTTTACAACAGGTTAATCATTTCTTTCTGCATTGTTCTCAAGAGATGAACTTCAGGGCGTAAAAGACCGCAATATAGAGGTGAAATTGACAGTTAATTAATCGGTAAATCGAAGGACAATTAATGGGTAATTCACTTGGTAATCATTTAATgactttaaatcagtttttaagaaaaaaaagttaaaacctCCAGctcaaaaataatgatatttgtagttttttattatatcaaagtcataatgaaatgaataatgcCTCTTTGAACCATTAGACCACATCCCCAGTCATATTGTGCACCTATCTCTTCATATTCTTATTATGTTTTCTTATGTTTTcttcctgtaaaacaaaatataacacgTTGAGGGACAACCCCTCTGTTTGTGATTCCTTATGTTTTTACCTGTTCTGTATTAAGGCAGAGCAGCATGAGAGTCGGGTGAATGAGCAGCAGGAGTGTCGGGTGAATAAGCAGCGCCTGAAGGAACTCCCCCTGATTGCTTCTCCAGCCCAAAGATTGATCAGTTAGCAAGCTATCCGACAGTGTATTTTCAGGTGTTTCCCCACCTCAACCCTTGTTATGTCTCCCCAAAATACCGGGAATACAGGCCTGCTGATCAGAATTTATTTACTTCGGATGacagttgtgtctgtgtcagttACAGATTATGTCCAAGCCCACTTCAGCAACTACAAGAAGCATGTGGTGGGGTCTGTCTGTGTCCCTGTTACCGGACAGCGACAGGTGAATACTATGAGTGTATTGTTGAGTCACGCAAGCTGTAACTTCCAATCATACCACAATATGGTACAGTCAGAGCTAAATGTCATGGTGGTCCAGCACTTCAAACTCTGGTAAAAACCCTGGCGTCGCACCTTGCGTTCAGCCGAAGTGGCCCCAACACGGCGCCAAGAGCGCACATGGGGAGTCCGGTCTGAGCGGCTTCGAACCATTTCACTGCCACCTCACCTGAAAGGCACGgagaaaatgacaaagagagaaatattCAGATTACTTGAGCtcaaaggagaagagaaaacaaaaagtcagcGACAAGCGTTTCAAAACTGACAAACGTGATGAaaccttgtttttctctttgttacGCAAGTCTAAAAGTTTTCGGCTATTCATCTGTCCATGTACGTATCGGTAAAACAACAAGCTTAGCTCAACAGTTACGTAGGGAAATGCTTTTAAAAGAGGGAACCGTGTAAGGACAGTTGGAAAGTGAAAAGTGGACGAGAAAGAGACATAATTTAAGTTTCATTATTCTGTCAGCACTCCAATGGAAAACCGCACAAAGCCATTAAGATACAATGTGCGGTGTGGATGTTATTTTAGAGACAGCTGCGGGTGAAATGATGAGGTGGACGTGAACTATAAGGTGAGAGAAGGTATTCTACATTTGAACCCTTACCTCCCGGCGATGATCTTTTAATCTGATCCTGAACTAAGAAGCACTTTGTTCTAATAAGATCTTTACAGATTGAACATCAACCATCAGGTGCAGGTAAACAATCACAGCTGCGCATTACGGTTGCCTGTAATGACAGTTTTTCTCATTGATGGGTCGATGGAGAAGTGAAGCAGGCATACATATCGATATCTAATTGGATATTCAAGAGTGTTTTACATCCAGGTATGGAAAATTCTGGTAGTGGAAATGCTTACACAGTGATTAAGAGTCATAAAACAGAAGAAGGCGTTCACGCAGTTTTAGAAATCTGTCTAAAagaacacataaacacacattcctgTCTTTGGACACATAATTTTAGTCTGGAGCCTAAAGACTTTCTCTACGCCACATCTAACTTAACTAATCAAAGTGctgttacagtttttcttgattagTGACACACTATCACTGGGCCTTCTAACTGAACATCCCAAACCACGACACCATCTACCAAAAAAGAGGCACATTCCCCTCAACCATAATCACAATTCCCCTGGTTTCACACATTATTGAGATTTGTTGAACTCAGAGACATAGGTAAAAGGGCCATGGGTCAATTCAAATGTTTTGGAACAATGAATTAAAACCTGATGGGAGAGAAGGGTGATTCACATACCTGTATATTTTCCACTTCAAAACCGCATTGGggaatgttttatatttctgcatGGCGGATGTAACGGTTGAGGCCAGGGTTGGTTAAGGTATACAATGGgtccgccccccccccacagccTGGTTAGgactaatgtttttttccctattGGTTTACATTGAGAAAAAACTGATATACTTATATTGTCTTAATCATAGCCCAAAGTGCAGAGTGTAGCCAACAAAGCTTGATCCGTGGGAAGCCACAGGCGGCATTATTCATTACAGTACCAGGTTTTTATGCCATAGTTTTGAACTGATATCCCCAGTGTGTTCTGGTTACTTTGTAGTGGGTGTGTATATGATGGCTTTTGTATGACGTCTGAAGGCAAAGTTTGGTTTTGATGTCAGACGACATGGTTTGGTTCTGAGATGCAAGTCTGTGAAGATGAGTGTGTAGTTCtgcatgatgtgtttttagatGTTTGCGAAATGGAGAATCATTTCTAAGAAATGTGTCTCggcaattgaaaaaaaaaaaactgcatgaaaCTGCTTGGCTATCGAGCTCCTTTAAATAACACAACTTCACTATGAGGATTCGTGTGGGACAGCGATGGACCCCGGCTCACCCAGCATGTTCGTAGGCATTCCGAGCAAGGTGTGCAGCAAATCATGCACCTCTCTATATCTCTGCATGACATAAGCCAGCTCCTCGTCGTCCACAAACTTCACGTCAGCCCTCGAGTCCGGGGTCACGCGCTGATGGATAAGGAAAGCGAATGCATGAGTAAAGGCGAAAGAGAAACATAGAAGGAGGGATTTCAGGggaaaatgtgttaaagtgtaaaactgtctttgtttggaGTTTCATGACTCATCGGTGGAGACTCACATTGTCCTCCAGGAAACGGAGGTATTCTCTCCCGAAAGAGCCGTCGGGGAGGGACGCCATGTTGTTCAGATCAAGTGTAGAAAGCCGTATCCTGGGCCTTTCTCTGCAACAACAAGTAAAAAAATTGATTCACGGCAAAGAAAGTTAGATTTAAAACTGAGGAGACAAGTACTCACGTGAGGATAGTGTAGCCTTCGGGATCATTTCTCATCCTGTCTCTGAGTTTTATCAACGCTAGGTGCCCCGTCGTCTCTCCGAGCACGGCGACCATGTCTGTTGTCATCAAAAGTACaattcagagtttttttttaacacatcatGCCTACAATTTAATGACTGATTAACCCAGAATGATGATATACATCTcaagacttttaaaatgtgctgaGTTTGTCTTGAAATACAGCGTGTATTTATACCTTAAATGTGCCTAGatgctttattttcatgtcatgcaTTTTACTCAGCGATCAGGCTTAGTCAGCACAGAAAGTACTAAATCAGCCAGTAAAAACCAGCTGTTCACTGTCTGTTGTGGCTTTGAAGGAGATTTTTCAAGTGTGAGGAAAAGTCTGGTGATGTCATGAGGCATCTCAGTTGGAGAGTGACAGGGAAAAAGAAGAATTGTTGGGAGGGATCAAAAGTGATCAAACTGGGTTGTTAACTACATTCTCATAAAGCAGCCATTGTTTCAAGGTGATCAACCGATACTGAAGCGAAGAAGTCTAAAAAACACCTGTGTTCTCTGAACGGGATGTCACATGTCCACATAGTGCTCTCTTCCTCCCTAAAAGTTTCAGGGTATTTAACctcatgtatttttaaagcacATCCAGTAACAGAAGTCTCCAGAGAATGAGGCGCCTGAGATAGTACAACTATTCAGGACTACATGAGAACAGAACATCAGGTACTGTCCCCACCGTTAGTATCACTTTACTGAGAATGATAAACAGGATGACAGACTGAATCGACTTTCATTAACGTGAAATATGTCAGGCATGCCAAGGAAAGAGCCTCACTGATACACAGTGTCTATCAGTTGCAGACTGTCTGACTGAGGTTTCATCAGCCCACATACTTGTTGAATGTGGTAAAGCACCAGCAAGCCTCAGATggattattttcacattctgttcttacttttaagcatcttaacacAAAAACCTGAGATGAGAGTTTTGGacaaatgaaatacagaaaaaaagagagatttatGCTGACAACAGCAATtagataaaaatacatttgtgtccTGTGATTTAGTCATGGGATACAT
It includes:
- the coq4 gene encoding ubiquinone biosynthesis protein COQ4 homolog, mitochondrial, with the translated sequence MVCACALALTMSLLLGRLSQWVNHRQCFLISRALRVQQLHSSSAGLTDSSYDGLYPGHIQTTPIQKALLAVGSGVAALQNPYRHDMVAVLGETTGHLALIKLRDRMRNDPEGYTILTERPRIRLSTLDLNNMASLPDGSFGREYLRFLEDNRVTPDSRADVKFVDDEELAYVMQRYREVHDLLHTLLGMPTNMLGEVAVKWFEAAQTGLPMCALGAVLGPLRLNASRLQSLFTSLGPWALQNGRRSRCILSIFYERRWEQSLEDLRQELNIEPPPVTLRATNKSST